One stretch of Streptomyces sp. A2-16 DNA includes these proteins:
- a CDS encoding SseB family protein produces MANKNIPDPGFSDDDGSADPRLSAALAAWAEDRAAVGPVLAALKGARLLVPVVAVLGEVEEDENGLRREKTSDMAVPTLKAGSRTALPAFTSTESLARWDPEARPVAVPLHQALQAAAHEKADTVVLDLAGPVSFELTGPALRALAEGRVSADPLADPAVIAAVRDVVAAEPAVLRAHLGPGQADGTLALVLEPSATPATAARAVAERLAGDETLRARLVRGLDLAVLPAGATPPGEPLYVRG; encoded by the coding sequence GTGGCGAACAAGAACATTCCCGACCCCGGCTTCTCCGACGACGACGGCTCCGCCGATCCCCGGCTGAGCGCGGCGCTCGCGGCCTGGGCCGAGGACCGCGCCGCCGTGGGCCCCGTCCTCGCGGCCCTCAAGGGCGCCCGGCTGCTCGTCCCCGTGGTGGCCGTGCTCGGCGAGGTCGAGGAGGACGAGAACGGGTTGCGCCGTGAGAAGACCAGCGACATGGCCGTCCCGACGCTGAAGGCCGGATCCCGGACCGCCCTGCCGGCCTTCACCTCCACCGAGTCCCTCGCCCGCTGGGACCCCGAGGCCCGCCCCGTCGCCGTACCCCTGCACCAGGCGCTGCAGGCCGCCGCGCATGAGAAGGCCGACACGGTCGTCCTGGACCTGGCCGGTCCGGTGTCCTTCGAGCTGACGGGCCCGGCGCTGCGCGCGCTCGCCGAGGGCCGGGTGAGCGCCGACCCGCTCGCCGATCCGGCCGTGATCGCGGCCGTACGGGACGTCGTGGCCGCCGAGCCCGCCGTCCTGCGCGCCCACCTCGGGCCGGGACAGGCCGACGGCACGCTGGCTCTCGTGCTGGAGCCGTCCGCGACCCCCGCGACCGCCGCGCGCGCCGTCGCCGAGCGCCTCGCCGGAGACGAGACGCTGAGGGCCCGCCTGGTGCGCGGCCTCGACCTGGCGGTGCTGCCGGCC